A window of Gracilinanus agilis isolate LMUSP501 unplaced genomic scaffold, AgileGrace unplaced_scaffold15902, whole genome shotgun sequence genomic DNA:
CGTCCTCCCAGCTGGATGCTCTCCTGAGGTGGGCCGGCACGATGGCAGCTGGAGtggccacctggctgccttttGCCAGGGCGGCTGCCGTGGGCTGGCTGCCCCTGGCCCAGCAGCCCCTGCCCGCTGCCCCTCGGGGCTGTGAGGCTCGCAGCGACGAGGTGCTGGTGGTGAATGTCAGCGGGCGCCGCTTCCAGACGTGGAAGAACACGCTGGCCCGCTACCCAGACACGCTGCTGGGCAGTTCCGAGAAGGAGTTCTTCTTTGACCCGGACTCCGGCGAGTACTTCTTCGACCGCGACCCGGACCTCTTCAGGCACGTCCTGAACTTCTACCGGACCGGCCGGCTGCACTGTCCCAGGCAGGAGTGCATCCAGGTGAGGGGCCCGGGTGGGCAGGGAAGGGCGGCCCGCGTTCTCCACCCAGCTTCCTCGCCTTCCTCCCTGGGCAGGGGCTCTCCTGGCAGCAGCAGGTCCAGTGGATGTACTTGTCTCCTGCCCTGGGCCAAGGAGAAGATccccgggggagggggggggcccCACGCCGAGAGGGCCAGGCCTCCCCCCAGCCCGCCTCTTCTGCGCTGCCTTCCCGTCCCTCAGGCTTTCGATGAGGAGCTGGCCTTCTATGGCATCGTGCCGGAGCTGATTGGCGACTGTTGTCTGGAAGAGTACCGAGACCGCAAGAAAGAGAACGCGGAACGCCTGGCTGAGGACGAGGAGGCTGAGCTGGGGGGGCCCGGGGGGGCCGGAGCCGATTGGGCCCTGCCCCCCGGCAGCCCCTTTCGCCAGCGCCTGTGGCGAGCCTTTGAGAACCCCCACACGAGCACCATGGCGCTGGTGTTCTACTACGTGACGGGCTTCTTCATCGCGGTCTCGGTCATCGCCAACGTGGTAGAGACCATCCCCTGTGCAGCTGGCGGCCGGGCCGGCTGGCGGGAGGAGCCCTGCGGGGAGCGCTTCCCGCTGGCCTTCTTCTGCATGGACACGGCCTGCGTGCTCATCTTTACCGGGGAGTACCTCCTGCGGCTGTTTGCGGCTCCCAGCCGGGGCCGCTTCCTCCGCAGCGTCATGAGCCTCATCGACGCCGTAGCCATCCTGCCCTACTACATCGGGCTCTTCGTGCCCAAGAACGAAGACCTGTCCGGGGCCTTCGTGACCCTGCGGGTCTTCCGGGTGTTCCGAATCTTCAAGTTCTCTAGGCATTCCCAGGGCCTTCGCATTCTGGGCTACACGCTGAAGAGCTGTGCCTCGGAGCTgggcttcctcctcttctccctcaccATGGCCATCATCATCTTTGCCACTGTCATGTTCTATGCCGAGAAGGGCACCAGCAAGACCAACTTCACCAGCATCCCGGCTGCCTTCTGGTACACTATCGTCACCATGACCACTCTTGGGTAAGTGACTTGGATGGTGGCCCCGAAGCCTCTGGGAGGTGCTTGGCCAGTGTCTgtggcagaatctgaacccataTCTCCCGCCTCCCAGGCCAACAAATTAGAAGCAGTACCCtgttccatctctctctctggcaGAAGGATGGAAAATAGGGGAGAGACCCAAGGTCCAGCGAGGAAGAGGGACTGGTTGGAAGTCtcctagcacagtgatgggcaaactatggcccgcgggccagaggcgcccccccccccccgccccccgacGTCATGCCTAATCTGACGCCTACCGCGAGTAGGACGCGATACGATGAAACCTCGAAAGGGTTGCTTTAGAAANCCCCGCCCCCCGACGTCATGCCTAATCTGACGCCTACCGCGAGTAGGACGCGATACGATGAAACCTCGAAAgggttgctttagaaacagactgacagaggagcattgcctttcctttggcccctcttgaaaaagtttgcccatcactggcctagcgtGTAGGGCTCCTAGAAGCTCCGAGGACCTTTTCTTCATGGGAGTGGGGATGGCACGATGTCTCCAGACATGAAAGGCACTTCAAGATGGGTGCTCTTCGTGGTCTACTCCTCTACCGTCACGCGTGTGGGGAAACTCGGAATAAGAGAGGAGGAAGGCCTCACCCAGGGGCATGCAGGGAACAGTTAGGGGTTTCTCAGTGTGTCACGGTCCAGCTCTGAACTCTTGGTCTCAGAGTCAGGATGGGGCTCAGGGGTCAGCCACTCGGCCAGCTGCGTCACTGGGACACGTGGGGAGCGCAGGGGATCTGTGTGTCACGCTTCCCGGTCAGTCTCCCTTCGCCTCTCCCAGGGGCACTTCGGAGCGCGCCTTGATTCGGCCCCTGCCCTACCCCACTTTGATTTCGGTGCTTCCTTTCTTCCCCGTCGTCTGTCGTCGAGGCCCGCGCTGACCTTTCTAGCTGGAGGCTTTGCTCGCGGAGGCctcaaggtctttccagttgCCGTCCCGGGCCCCTAGTCCTTCCCCTGCCTTGGTTCCTCCAAGTCTTCTCAGGAAAGCCCCGAGTGGGGGTTCCACAGGTGGAAAGGTAACTGGAACAGGTGGGGGGCTGAGCGCAGGGGACCCGCAGAGTTCCCGGGAAGGCCGCGATATGACTGTCTGAGGTGTGAAGAAGTTTGAATGGGGACAGGTGGGACTCCTTGGTGACGGTGCTTCTCTGGGGCCAGCGGCCCCTTCTCAGTCAGATGGTGGCAGCGTGGGGTTTTGCGGCTGGAAGAGCCCTTCCAGAGGCCCTGAGCAGCAGTGGAGAGGACCCGGGCCTCTGGGGACCATTCCTCTTGGTGACTCGGCAGTCTTCTTAGACCGTTGCCAAGTTATCAAACCCTTGCGTCGCAGAGCCAGATAAGGAGGTTAAGGTTAGAGAATGTGCCATACACACCCCTCGCCATAaagaggtggaaactgaggccctggggaAGATGGAAATCCTGCTTTGGGTACTCGCTCCCTATATGGCCCCCAAGGGAGCCTTGTTCCCAGGGTGGGCATGGCAGGGCTGCACCTAGACCTCACAAATGTCTCTCTCCTGTCCTGGGCACTTTCCTGGAAGGAAGTATACAAAGGTTTATGCAAAGGGTGCCGAGTCACCTCCCTCCGTTCGCCCTGTCCTGTCCTGCTCACTCAGGTATTCCCAAGCCGTCCCCAAGAGATGTGGACAGCAGCTTCCTAGTAGCCTCAGTGGTGGGAGGCCACTGGGACTCTGCCCTGAGCAGTCTTTGTCAAGGGCCCAACTtcggagagggagagggagagccaGCATTCGGCACTGGGTGTGTGCCCACAGGTATGGGGACATGGTGCCCAGCACAATCGCAGGCAAGATTTTCGGCTCCATCTGCTCGCTCAGCGGGGTGCTGGTCATCGCCCTACCGGTGCCCGTCATCGTGTCCAACTTCAGCCGAATCTACCATCAGAACCAGCGAGCCGATAAACGCCGGGCCCAGCAGAAGGTGCGGCTGGCGAGGATCCGAATGGCCAAGAGCGGGACCACGACGGCCTTCCTTCAGTACAAACGCAACAGGGGCCTGGAGGTGGGTGCCTGCCTTGGGCAGTATCGGTGTGTGGAGGGGAGTTGGCAGGGGCTGGAGAGGCGTGTGACGCTTCACCCGTGTGATCTAGGACCAGGATGGCACCGGGAGGCCACCCCTGAGTACACGAAGTCGCTCGGCTTTCGAACAGCAGCACCATCACCTTCTGCACTGTCTGGAGAAGACCACGGTAAGAGGCCACCCTTGGAATCCTGACGCCTTCCAATGAGCTCCTCTCCCTGGGTTCTACTGGGGCTCCCAGGATGCACCTGCTTAGGCTCGTGGTCTACGGGTGAGCCTCTTTGGGTGTCTCTGAGCCTAGGCTTCCTGCCCTCCCTCGGAAGCATTTCCCTGTTTGTGGCATTCCCATACCAGGGCTTTGTC
This region includes:
- the KCND1 gene encoding potassium voltage-gated channel subfamily D member 1 isoform X1 gives rise to the protein MAAGVATWLPFARAAAVGWLPLAQQPLPAAPRGCEARSDEVLVVNVSGRRFQTWKNTLARYPDTLLGSSEKEFFFDPDSGEYFFDRDPDLFRHVLNFYRTGRLHCPRQECIQAFDEELAFYGIVPELIGDCCLEEYRDRKKENAERLAEDEEAELGGPGGAGADWALPPGSPFRQRLWRAFENPHTSTMALVFYYVTGFFIAVSVIANVVETIPCAAGGRAGWREEPCGERFPLAFFCMDTACVLIFTGEYLLRLFAAPSRGRFLRSVMSLIDAVAILPYYIGLFVPKNEDLSGAFVTLRVFRVFRIFKFSRHSQGLRILGYTLKSCASELGFLLFSLTMAIIIFATVMFYAEKGTSKTNFTSIPAAFWYTIVTMTTLGYGDMVPSTIAGKIFGSICSLSGVLVIALPVPVIVSNFSRIYHQNQRADKRRAQQKVRLARIRMAKSGTTTAFLQYKRNRGLEDQDGTGRPPLSTRSRSAFEQQHHHLLHCLEKTTSHEFTDESTFSEALGVVSLGGRTSRSTSVSSQVVTGSRAGSLFSSCCPRRSKQRRAIRLANSTASVSRGSMQELDTLAGHHSPGAQSRASLNAKTHDSLTLNCASRDLVAAIISIPTPPANTPDESQPHSPASDNGEGPGRPSGGRGDGGGGGGGGGGSGSNSSGGGRSNRGTLRNSNLGPSYLLHNTVKISSL
- the KCND1 gene encoding potassium voltage-gated channel subfamily D member 1 isoform X2 is translated as MAAGVATWLPFARAAAVGWLPLAQQPLPAAPRGCEARSDEVLVVNVSGRRFQTWKNTLARYPDTLLGSSEKEFFFDPDSGEYFFDRDPDLFRHVLNFYRTGRLHCPRQECIQAFDEELAFYGIVPELIGDCCLEEYRDRKKENAERLAEDEEAELGGPGGAGADWALPPGSPFRQRLWRAFENPHTSTMALVFYYVTGFFIAVSVIANVVETIPCAAGGRAGWREEPCGERFPLAFFCMDTACVLIFTGEYLLRLFAAPSRGRFLRSVMSLIDAVAILPYYIGLFVPKNEDLSGAFVTLRVFRVFRIFKFSRHSQGLRILGYTLKSCASELGFLLFSLTMAIIIFATVMFYAEKGTSKTNFTSIPAAFWYTIVTMTTLGYGDMVPSTIAGKIFGSICSLSGVLVIALPVPVIVSNFSRIYHQNQRADKRRAQQKVRLARIRMAKSGTTTAFLQYKRNRGLEDQDGTGRPPLSTRSRSAFEQQHHHLLHCLEKTTSHEFTDESTFSEALGVVSLGGRTSRSTSVSSQVVTGSRAGSLFSSCCPRRSKQRRAIRLANSTASVSRGSMQELDTLAGHHSPGAQSSRASLNAKTHDSLTLNCASRDLVAAIISIPTPPANTPDESQPHSPGGGGRSNRGTLRNSNLGPSYLLHNTVKISSL